Below is a genomic region from Polyangiaceae bacterium.
AACCGTTTTGCGCGCGAGGATGCCGGGTTCGACGTCGTGTTCGCCGACCCTGATGAAGACTTGGCCGAGCAAGTCATCGATGTGCTCACCAGGCGTTCGTGTGGCCCTCGCGATGCCGTCATGCTCTACATCGCGGCTCGAACGCTGCTCTCCCGTGAAGGCGAGCTCTACTTGTGCCTCGATCCGGAAGAAGCCAACGTTGGTGATGCGCTCGCCGACGTCGCGGCGTCACTGCGCGATGCGGCTCCTGGTTGGAAGCTCATCGTCCTCGACCTCGTCGATGCTCGACTCGATGTCGATCCGACGCGCATTCAGACGCTCGTGCGCGCCGCCGAAGCCGCGATCGACTTTGCCGCGAGCGATATCGAGCTCGTGGTGTCACTCAGGTCCGAAGAAGTCAGTGGCGCGGAGAGCTCGCCGTTCGTCGATGCGCTCATCGGCGAGATGGATGCGGTCGATCGAAATCAAGGGTTGACCATGCGCTCGGTATTCGACCGAGTGCACCGGCGGCTTCATGGCGACGTCGCGTATTTGCATCACTCGCGTGCTCGCGTGACGTTCGAGCTCCTTCCGCTCGCGAAGGGAAGACGCGACCCATCCGCGATACCTCCTCCGTTCGCTTCGGATGCCCGTTCGTCGGTGCACCCGGCGGTTGCACTTCTTTCGAGCTCGGAAGATATGCCCGGCCCGCATCCCGAATCGTCGAAGCGCCGCGCGTTCATTCCCCTTCCAGCGCCTTCGGTTCCATCCATCAGCATGGCGCATTTGCCCGGCGACGATGGCCCGGATTCCGATGACGAATGGGCCACCGTCGATCCGGTGCTGCTCCTCGGTCGCCCGCTCGATGCGCCGCCAGGTGCGTCACTTCCGCCGCCGAGCGCATCCATGTATCCGCCAAGCTCTTCGTCGTTTCCGCCGCCTACGCGCAC
It encodes:
- a CDS encoding tetratricopeptide repeat protein, giving the protein MRILITATPGLSATGSVPPLAVGGLDLRNRFAREDAGFDVVFADPDEDLAEQVIDVLTRRSCGPRDAVMLYIAARTLLSREGELYLCLDPEEANVGDALADVAASLRDAAPGWKLIVLDLVDARLDVDPTRIQTLVRAAEAAIDFAASDIELVVSLRSEEVSGAESSPFVDALIGEMDAVDRNQGLTMRSVFDRVHRRLHGDVAYLHHSRARVTFELLPLAKGRRDPSAIPPPFASDARSSVHPAVALLSSSEDMPGPHPESSKRRAFIPLPAPSVPSISMAHLPGDDGPDSDDEWATVDPVLLLGRPLDAPPGASLPPPSASMYPPSSSSFPPPTRTPVAFSSGNSVPPSGPVSGVPMSGVPSSVAPSSMAPSSRLTREISPLARYTVEGELLASQGDMSGAIALFRKALALLGPSGEPNLRAEMYTRIGELRAQSGTPEDAISDYEKALALRPGHVPALEALIVLCSKEKDWRGVMSAEERLLATIDSTTVRFERMIEFAARWEDEAEKPGRARHLFERARELQPTNPVLDEQIRRVSLKMLKKPQV